The Rhineura floridana isolate rRhiFlo1 chromosome 10, rRhiFlo1.hap2, whole genome shotgun sequence genome includes a region encoding these proteins:
- the SUSD5 gene encoding sushi domain-containing protein 5: protein MAPAYKKSPVTFAQCVGSAFFFLQIASVEADGKLFALGSRNGSKSLDLAMAQRSCADVEARLASAEELKRAIRDCSFVVCTSGWLADGTIGTTVCNRTGSKPQSVKIIDVRIEMDPSPSGRYDALCVKNEGKPCGDPPSFPHTVLHGHTGFEMGDELHYVCAQGYIMSNKDTAFTLLCHTCGEWFGQVQACVKDETEGHVDYEDNFPDDRSIPTEEDEHKTKETEVKANEQEKATYDDKMTQVADDDNHIGMKTMYNEKGTKMIYEGEDFPIGPIIVNNDTKAAKRTESHTDESWLDGYPVTQEAVEVDEEEGDKIDGSMGMEYDIATDQLNHFGVRKTGSSRLEKDFVQTGAVPPLTHNDGIKRIPVTLTPPSVPENVSISKGSDDVIRYVPMTPMGFITQKLGSVTTVTNLNLAILETSTVLHLIDHIPLPDEVEMMTSPMQAVTVKPSQNGFTDTSAVVKEEGLTYGLGGKLLTTLEPCVGVDCSRSDKGSMIAVGVTVVCLLFLAVILAVWCFRKRQQKTSVYKLNGKDHTRHQPQQIEMQKV, encoded by the exons GAAAGTTGTTTGCCCTTGGGTCCAGGAATGGCTCAAAGAGTCTGGACTTAGCAATGGCTCAGCGATCATGTGCTGATGTAGAAGCTCGTTTAGCCAGTGCAGAAGAACTGAAGAGAGCCATAAGAGATTGTTCCTTTGTCGTGTGCaccagtggctggctggctgatggCACTATTGG GACAACTGTGTGCAACAGGACAGGCAGCAAGCCACAGAGTGTGAAGATTATTGATGttcggattgaaatggatccctCTCCAAGTGGCAGATATGATGCTCTTTGTGTGAAGAATGAAG GCAAACCATGTGGGGATCCACCTTCCTTCCCTCACACAGTTCTCCACGGCCACACTGGGTTTGAAATGGGTGATGAACTGCATTATGTCTGTGCCCAGGGATATATCATGAGTAACAAAGATACAGCTTTCACTCTGCTTTGTCATACCTGTGGGGAATGGTTTGGTCAAGTCCAAGCTTGTGTGAAAG ATGAAACTGAAGGGCATGTTGATTATGAAGACAATTTTCCTGATGACCGATCTATTCCTactgaagaagatgaacataAGACCAAAGAAACAGAGGTGAAGGCAAATGAGCAAGAGAAAGCCACATATGATGACAAGATGACACAGGTTGCTGATGATGACAACCACATTGGCATGAAAACTATGTATAACGAGAAAGGCACCAAAATGATATATGAAGGTGAGGACTTCCCCATTGGACCTATCATTGTGAACAATGATACAAAAGCAGCAAAAAGAACAGAGTCTCATACAGATGAGTCCTGGCTAGATGGTTACCCTGTTACTCAAGAAGCAGTAGAAGTTGATGAAGAGGAAGGAGATAAAATTGATGGATCTATGGGGATGGAATATGATATTGCCACTGACCAACTGAACCATTTTGGTGTTAGGAAGACAGGCAGCAGCAGACTGGAAAAGGATTTTGTACAGACTGGGGCAGTCCCACCACTGACACACAATGATGGGATCAAAAGAATACCAGTAACACTAACACCACCAAGTGTTCCAGAGAATGTCAGTATAAGCAAAGGTTCTGATGATGTTATCAGGTATGTCCCAATGACACCGATGGGATTTATCACTCAGAAGTTGGGATCAGTAACCACAGTCACGAACTTAAATTTGGCTATATTGGAGACTTCTACAGTGCTCCATCTCATTGATCACATTCCGTTGCCAGATGAAGTAGAAATGATGACTTCCCCCATGCAAGCAGTTACCGTTAAGCCTTCTCAAAATGGCTTTACTGATACATCAGCTGTTGTTAAGGAAGAAGGTCTTACCTATGGACTCGGTGGAAAGCTTCTGACCACTTTGGAACCATGTGTAGGAGTAGATTGTTCCAGGTCTGATAAAGGCTCCATGATAGCTGTTGGGGTGACTGTTGTATGCTTGCTTTTTCTAGCTGTGATCTTGGCAGTGTGGTGCTTCAGAAAACGGCAACAGAAGACCTCTGTTTATAAGCTGAATGGGAAAGATCATACTAGGCACCAGCCGCAACAGATTGAAATGCAGAAAGTCTAA